The sequence ATCATTGACGACGAAGAACTTGACAGAAAAGTATTACATTCTATCCTCCTTTCTGCAGGGTATGAAGTGATTGGAACAGCCAGAAGTGGTGAAGAGGGCGTTGAACTTTGTAAGACACTCAGGCCAGATCTGGTTACTATTGATCTTATGATGCCAAAGATGAACGGAATAGAAGTTCTTATCAGTCTCATGAAAGAGAATAACAAAACAAAAGCCCTGATATGCACCTCAGCACATTCTGACCCGGTTGTTGACCTTGCCATGAGACATGGGGCGAAAGGGTTTATCATCAAACCATTCCAAG comes from Methanospirillum hungatei and encodes:
- a CDS encoding response regulator, with the protein product MPTILIIDDEELDRKVLHSILLSAGYEVIGTARSGEEGVELCKTLRPDLVTIDLMMPKMNGIEVLISLMKENNKTKALICTSAHSDPVVDLAMRHGAKGFIIKPFQAKSLLSTVKEVIGDPDPARMNIWNF